The sequence below is a genomic window from Nitrospirota bacterium.
CGAAGAAATTAAAAAGGTCGAAGGGGCAGGAGCCGATTTAATTCATGTCGATGTCATGGACGGGCATTTTGTTCCGAATTTAACCATTGGTCCTCCGGTTATTGAATTTATCAGAAAAGCCACCACCCTCCCGCTCGATGTGCATTTAATGATTGAAAACCCGGAACGTTATATTGACGATTTTGTTTCAGCCGGAAGCAATATTTTAACCGTTCACGTTGAAACCTGCCCGCATCTTCACCGCACCATTCAGCAAATTAAAGAAAAAGGGATTTTGGCCGGTGTGACGTTGAATCCCGCGACCCCGCTGGTTTCGGTTGAGGAAATTATCGGTTATGTCGACCTCCTTTTAATCATGTCGGTAAACCCAGGTTTTGGGGGACAAAGTTTTATTCCCTCGATTCTCGCCAAAATTAAGGCGGCGCGGAAGATGATCGACTCAAAAGGGGCCAAAGTGGAATTAGAAGTGGACGGCGGGCTGAAAGTTGACAATGTGAAACAAATATCAGAAGCCGGATGCGATATCTTTGTGGCCGGTTCCGCTATTTTCAAAAGCAAAGATTACCAAAAAACCATTTCCGCCATGCGTCAGTCCATTTAAGGCACAACTTTGAATACCTCTGAGATTCTCGATTCGCTCCATCCGCTTGAAAAACAGGTCCTCCACTATTTACAAGGAATCGGTTTGCCCTTATCTATAAAAACACTGCCCATAGAAAAATTGGTCGAGGCAAATATTATTGATTCCTCTCAAGTTGAAATGGTGTTGGGCTGGCTTCACACGAAACAGATCTGCGAAGTCCTGGAAACAGGAAGGGATCGGTTTATTTCATTAACGCCGTTAGGGGAGTCCTATGCCAAAAGCAAAATTCCTGAGATCAGGATTTTTAACCTGATTGAAAAATCCCCTACCACCATTAAAGAAGTTCAGACGAGCGCTGATTTTGAGCCCGATGAAAAAAGTTCAGCCATTGGAGCTTTAAAAGAATCCGGTTTAATCAAGATCGGCCAGGGAGGAATTCTTGAGGTCAAAAACAGAGAAGTTTTGGTCCAATTTAAAAAAATTCAAACCCTTTTAGAGAAACTTTTGGAGCAAGAGGGACGGGTTCCGTTTCAAAATCTTTCCGAAGTAGAAAAACTGATTGCCGAACAGTATTCGCACAAGAGGGGAAAATCCAAAGGGCTCATCCGAATGGATGAGGAAATAAAAAGAGAGATTAGCATCCCTCCGTCAGGGCGAGAAGTGGTTGATAAGCTTACCTATGAAGCCACAGAGTTGTTCTATTCTCAGCTGACTCCTGAAATGTTGAGAGACGGGAGCTGGCGAACTCAGGTTCCCCGAAAATATAACATCCATCTGAGGCCGTCCCGGATAACGATCGGAAAAAAACATCCCTACAGGCAATTTCTCGATCTGGTGAAATCAAAACTGGTAGGGATGGGCTTCATGGAAATGCGGGGGGAGCTGGTTGAAACCGAGTTCTGGAATAATGATGCCCTTTTTATGCCTCAATTTCACCCGGCCCGTGATATTCACGATGTTTACTTTATTAAAGACCCTCCTTATGCCAAAGCCATCGAACAACCGTTTTTAAAACAGGTTTCCGCCGTTCATCAAAACGGGTGGAAAACCGGATCAAGAGGATGGCATTACGCCTTTGATGAAGAAAGGGCCAAACGGTTGATCTTAAGGAGCCAGGGAACGGCTGTTTCAGCGCGGACGCTGGCCGGCAATCCCGAAATACCGGGGAAATATTTTTCTATCGCCCGTTGTTTTCGATATGATCAGGTCGACGCGACGCACGCGAGCGACTTCTTCCAGATTGAGGGAATTGTTTTAGGCGAGACGATTAACTTCAAAACCCTTTTGGGGCTTTTGCGCCTTTTTGCCAAAGAGCTGGCCAGGGC
It includes:
- a CDS encoding ribulose-phosphate 3-epimerase, with the translated sequence MKKIAPSILSADFGRLSEEIKKVEGAGADLIHVDVMDGHFVPNLTIGPPVIEFIRKATTLPLDVHLMIENPERYIDDFVSAGSNILTVHVETCPHLHRTIQQIKEKGILAGVTLNPATPLVSVEEIIGYVDLLLIMSVNPGFGGQSFIPSILAKIKAARKMIDSKGAKVELEVDGGLKVDNVKQISEAGCDIFVAGSAIFKSKDYQKTISAMRQSI
- a CDS encoding phenylalanine--tRNA ligase subunit alpha; protein product: MNTSEILDSLHPLEKQVLHYLQGIGLPLSIKTLPIEKLVEANIIDSSQVEMVLGWLHTKQICEVLETGRDRFISLTPLGESYAKSKIPEIRIFNLIEKSPTTIKEVQTSADFEPDEKSSAIGALKESGLIKIGQGGILEVKNREVLVQFKKIQTLLEKLLEQEGRVPFQNLSEVEKLIAEQYSHKRGKSKGLIRMDEEIKREISIPPSGREVVDKLTYEATELFYSQLTPEMLRDGSWRTQVPRKYNIHLRPSRITIGKKHPYRQFLDLVKSKLVGMGFMEMRGELVETEFWNNDALFMPQFHPARDIHDVYFIKDPPYAKAIEQPFLKQVSAVHQNGWKTGSRGWHYAFDEERAKRLILRSQGTAVSARTLAGNPEIPGKYFSIARCFRYDQVDATHASDFFQIEGIVLGETINFKTLLGLLRLFAKELARAEEIKFLPAYFPFTEPSVEVHVKHPQLGWMELGGAGLFRLEVTLPLGIKVPVIAWGLGLDRMAMMALDIQDIRDLFSTDLDLIRSKKVAG